From the genome of Streptomyces sp. NBC_01304:
AGATTCCGGCCATGGCCGCGACACAGGCGCCGCTGCGCCGGTCGAGCATGGGCAGGAGCCGGTAGCCCTCGGCGAACAGGGCGCGGGCGCGCCGGACCTCGAAGTGCACGAGGCCCGCGAAGTCGGCCCCGGCGGGCATCTCGGAGCGGGCGAATCCGTCCGAGCAGCCGAACTTGGCGAGGTCGTCGGCCGGCAGATAGGTGCGGCCGCCCTCGGCGTCCTCGCGAACGTCCCTGAGGATGTTGGTGAGTTGGAGCGCGAGGCCGAGCGTGTCGGCGTACTCCGGCGCACGCTCCGCCTGGCGCGCCCCCGGCTCGGTGCCGAACACGCCGAGCGAGAGCCGTCCGATGGCGCCGGCCACACAGCGGCAGTAGACCTTGAGGTCGTCCCAGGTCTCGTAGGTCTCGCCGCGTACGTCCATGAGGACGCCGTCGATGAGTTCGTCGAGCCCCTCGAGCGGGATCGGGAAGTGCTGAGCGGCATGGCTGAGCGCGACGGCCACCGGGTCGGTGTCGTCCTCGTCCACCTGACCTGCCCGGACCCGGTCGAGCAGGGCCCTGGTGTCCTCCAGCCGGACGCCCTTGACGTCCGGGGCGAGCGCACCGTCGCCGATGTCGTCGACCCGCCGGGAAAACGCGTACAGCGCCGACATGGCACGCCGCTTCGGCGCCGGCAACAGCCTGATGCCGTACGCGAAGTTGCGCGCCTGCTGGCCTGTCACGGCCTCGCAGTAGCTGTACGCAGCAAGTACCGGCGCGGACACGTCTTCATTCCCCTCAGTGCTCCCCACAGTTCGGCTCACCCCTCTCCTCGCAGAGTCGCTCCCACCTCGCGCAGCAAGCGCATCTTGGTGGGCTTGGGCGGTCCTGGCAGTACGTCGTGTCCCACAGCCTCGATCGCCGCCAGCGCCGCGCGTCCCCCCGCCACGAATCCGGCGAGCAGCAGTCTCAGCCTGCCGTGCACGCTACCCACCAGCGGGGTGCCTTCATTCAGGAGGCCCTGGGCGCGTCCTGATTCGTATGCAACCAGTGCGCGCACCGATGCGCCCGCCGCGGGAGCGGCCAGATCGGCTTCCGTGACGGAGAAGCGCTTCATGTCCTCGCCCGGCAGATAGATCCGGTCACGTGCGAGATCCTCACTGACGTCCTGCAGATGCTCGACGATCTGCAGGGCCGTGCAGATCGCGTCGGAGAGCCGTACCCGCTCCGGGCTGGTGGTTCCGGTGATGCCGAGGACCAGGCGGCCGACCGGGTTGGCCGAAAGTTCGCAGTACGCGAGGAGGTCGTCGTACGTCTCGTACCGGCTGACGAGCTGATCCTGGCGGTTCGCCTCGATGAGGCCGAGGAAGGGCTCCGGGGTCAGGCGGTGGCGGCGGACGGTGGGCTGCAGTTTACGCAGCAGGGGGTGGCGCGGCGTCGAGTCGAAGACCTTGCGCAGGTCCGCCTCGAAGGCGTCCAGGAAGGCGAGCCGGTCCTCGGCCGCCGCGGCGTCCAGGCCCAGGTGTCGGGCGTCGCCTCCGCCCGGGGCGAGGTCGCCGTCGCCGATGTCGTCGACGAGGCGGGCGTAGCCGTAGATCGCCATCAGGTCGGCGCGCCAGGCCTTGGGCAGGAAGAAGGGCGCGACGGGGAAGTTCTCGTCGGCGGCCTTGTCGAGCGTCGCACGTGCGGGGGCACCGGGGCTCGTCACCCGGCTTCCCGTCACCGCGTGCTGCCCGGTGCGGGGACGGCAGAAGCCTTGCGGAGCTGGGAGTTTTCACAAGCCATAGCCGTCACGTCTCCCGTTCTACACTGCGACCCAATACATCCTATTTCGGACACGCCGCCGATACCGCCCCAGCTTACGTTGTACAGCGCCGACCGGAATGCCGGGGTGTTCTGCACATCACAACAACACACCGATTCGTGTCAACATTCCTGACCGGTAAGGGAGTTGGCCCCGGCCGGGCCGGGTCCTCCATGCCTGCACTCACGACGGGGCCCCGCCGGACGGTTCCGGCGGGGCCCGTTTCACGTGCGGCGGCTACTTGCCGGTGAACTTCTCGTACTCCTTGAGCACCTCGTCCGTGGCGCCGTCCATGCGCAGCTCGCCGCGTTCGAGCCACAGCACACGGTCGCAGGTGTCCCTGATCGACTTGTTGTTGTGGCTGACCAGGAAGACCGTGCCGGCCTCCTTGCGAAGCTCGCGGATGCGGGCCTCGGAGCGCTTCTGGAAGGACCGGTCACCGGTGGCGAGGGCCTCGTCGATCATCAGGACGTCGTGGTCCTTGGCCGCCGCGATGGAGAAGCGGAGGCGGGCCGCCATGCCGGAGGAGTAGGTGCGCATCGGCAGAGTGATGAAGTCGCCCTTCTCGTTGATGCCCGAGAAGTCGACGATCTGCTGGTAGCGCTCCTTGATCTGCTCGCGGGACATACCCATGGCGAGCCCGCCGAGTATGACGTTCCGCTCGCCCGTGAGGTCGTTCATCAGGGCCGCGTTCACACCGAGCAGCGAGGGCTGGCCGTCGGTGTAGACCTTGCCCTTCTCGGCGGGGAGCAGGCCCGCGATGGCGCGGAGCAGCGTGGACTTGCCGGAACCGTTGGAGCCGATAAGGCCGATGGCCTCACCGCGGTAGGCGGTGAAGCTGACGCCGCGTACGGCGTGCACCTTGCGCACACCGCGCTCGTCGCCGCGCCTGATGATGCGACTCAGGGCCGAGGTCGCACTGCCCTTGCCGGTCTTGGCGCCGTTGACGCGGTAGACGATGTGCAGCTCGTCCGCGATGACGGTGGGGATCTTCGCATCCACCGGGGGGGTCGTCTCAGCCACGGCCGTAACGCTCCTCAGCCTTCCAGAAGTACACAAAACCGAGGACGCCGGTGAGCACCGCCCAGCCGAGTGCGACGGTCCAAACGTGCGGCGGCAGGTTCTGGTGCCCCTCGAAGCCGTCGATCAGCGCGTACCGCATGAGGTCCATGTAGACCGCCGCCGGATTGGCGAGCAGCACATCGGCCATCCAGGCCGGGGCGTGCGCCTCCTTCAGCATGTGGGCCAGCGGGAACATCACGCCGGACGCGTACATCCAGGTCCGCAGCACGAACGGCATCAGCTGGGCGAGGTCGGGCGTCTTGCTGCCCATCCGCGCCATGATCAGCGACAGGCCGACGTTGAAGACGAACTGCAGCGCCAGGGCGGGGACGACCAGGAGCCAGGACCAGCTCGGGAAGTGCCCGAAGCCGAGCAGCACCACGACCAGGACGATCATCGAGAACAGCAGTTGCTGAAGCTGTTGCAGCGAGAACGAGATGGGCAGCGAGGCGCGCGGGAAGTGCAGCGCACGCACCAGGCCCAGGTTCCCGGAGATCGCCCGCACACCCGCCATCACCGAGCTCTGCGTGAAGGTGAAGACGAAGACGCCCGTCACGAGGAACGGGATGTAGATGTCGTTCGGCATCCCGCCCCGGCCGCCGAGCAGCAGGCCGAAGATGAAGAAGTAGACCGCGGCGTTCAACAGCGGCGTCGCCACCTGCCACAGCTGGCCGAGCTTCGCCTGGCTGTACTGGGCGGTGAGCTTGGCCTGCGAGAAGGCGAGGATGAAGTGGCGGCGGTCCCAGAGTTGACCGACGTACTCGAGAAGTCCTGGCCGGGCACCGCTCTGGCTGAGGCCGTACTTGGCAGCCAGTTCGGCCCGGGAGAGCCCGTCATCGGGCGACGGTGGCACACTCACCGCGACACCGCCGTCATGCGTTGTCTCACTCACAAGTGGAAACTTTCGTCTTCAAGATGCGCTGCTGGTTCACGCGCAGCAGGAACCAGGGCTGTGCCGTATGGGGGACACGGCCCGAATGCTCTCAGACACGAGCTTGTCAGATGACAGGAGGTCGGCCCAGTCGGGTCAGCCGCCACACCGTACGCCACTTCATGGGGCGCCTGGGCCCGCAGGGGGTGGTCCAGCCCTCCTTGAAGCCGCCGAACCAGGCCTTGAGGGCGGGCCGGGAGGGCCGCCGGACCAGGGTGAGCAGCATCCAGACCCCGAGGTAGACGGGGACCAGCGGGGCGGGGAGGTTGCGGCGGGCCAGCCAGACGCGGTTGCGGGCGACCATCCGGTGGTAGACCGCGTGCCGTGAGGGGGCCGTGGTGGGGTGGTTCAGGACCATGTCGGACCGGTAGTCGATCATCCAGCCGGCGTCGAGGGCCCGCCAGGCCAGATCGGTCTCCTCATGGGCGTAGAAGAAGTCGTCGGGCAGCCCGCCGACCTCTTGGAACACCTTGGTGCGGACGGCGTTGGCGCCGCCCAGGAAGGTGGTGACGCGGGAGTTGCGCATCGGGTCGGAGGCCCGCAGCCGCGGCACGTGCCGGCGCTGGGTCTCGCCGGTGTCCGGGTCGGCGATGCGGAAGCTGATGATGCCCAGCTTCGGGTCCGCCGTGAAGGCCTTGCGGCACAGCTCGGCGGTGTCGGTGTTCGGGAGCAGGCCGTCGTCGTCCAGGAAGAGCAGGACGTCGACGTCCCGGCCCCTCTCGCCGAAGGCCTCGATGCCTATGTTGCGGCCGCCGGGGATGCCCAGGTTCTCGGGCAGCTCGACGGTGCGTACGCCCGCGGGGACGTCCGGCACCGGGGAGCCGTTGCCGACCACGACCACCTCGACGCGGTCGCCGTCCTGCTTGGCGACCGAGTCGAGGAGGGCGCGGAGCTCGTCGGGGCGGTTACCCATGGTGATGATCACCGCTCCGACCTTCAGCTGGTCGGTCACTTGAGCCTGCTCGAGGCCAGGATGGACACGAGGTGCAGCAGGGTCTGCAGCAGGGCGATGCCGGCCAGTACGGCCACGCCGAGGCGCGAGAAGTACAGGTCTCCGCGGGCCTGGTCCACGATCGCGAGGACGAGGATCAGCAGGGACGCCTCGATGCCGAGGATGAGCCGGTGGAACTTCAGGGCCGATGCGGCCCTGCGGGCCAGGGCCATGCCGGACGAGCTGATCTCGGCGGCGGACTCCTGGACCACGGGCTTGTTCGCCTGGTGCCGGGCCACTCCGACCAGGTCCGTCTCGGACTTGATCAGAATGGCGCCGAGCGCGGCGAGCGTCCCGAGGAACGCCCACAGCCAGTCGATGCGCCCCTCGCCCCAGATGTCGGCGGCGCGCAGGCCGAAGCCGACCAGGACAGCGGCGTCGCAGATGTAGGCGGCGACGCGGTCCAGGTAGACACCGGCGAGCGAGTACTGCTTCTTGTAGCGGGCCAGCTCACCGTCGACGCAGTCGAACAGCAGGTAGAGCTGGACCATCAGCACGCCGAGCACGGCGCCCCAGATGCCAGGCACGAGCAGGACCGGAGCGGCCAGGGCGGCCGCGACGGTCATCACGTAGGTCACCTGGTTCGGCGTGACCTTCGTGTTCACCAGGTGCCGGTCGATGCGCAGGGAGATCTCGCGCATGTAGAGCCGGCCGGCCCAGTGCTCACCACTGCGCCGGTCCTTCACACCCGGGGGGTGAACGACCGGGCGGAGCTCAGCTACCGATGGTTTTTGCATAGTCGGCGTATGCGTCCCTGATCTGATCGGCGTTGAGGTTGAGGTGCTCGAGGATCGTGTAGCGGCCGGGACGCGTCTGCGGGGCGAAGAGCACCGCGTCCACGAGGTCCTGGTCGCTGTAGCCCATCTCCTCCGCGAGGACCGGCAGCCCGTGCCGGCGCAGCGTCGCGACCATTTCCTTCGCGACGTCGTGGTCACCGCGCAGGAACGTGGCGAACGCTCCGCCGAACCCGCACTGCTCTCCGTGCTGCGCGTTGCGCTTGGGGAAGAGCAGGTCGAAGGCGTGGCAGATCTCGTGGCAGGCGCCGGAGGCGGGCCTCGAGTCGCCGGCCACGGACATCGCGAGACCGCACATCACCAGGGACTCGGCGAGCACGCTGAGGAATTCGTCGTCGCCGATGCCGCCCGGGTGCCGCAGCACCGCGTGCGCGGCCTGGCGGGCCATGGCGGCGGCCAGGCCGTCGACCTGCTCGCCGTTTACCTCGTGGGAAAGCTCCCAGTCGGCGACGGCGGAGATCTTGCAGATGACGTCGCCGATGCCGGCCCGGACGAACCGTGCCGGGGCGTCCCGGATGACGTCCAGGTCGATGACCACGCCGATCGGGTTCGGCACACCGTACGAACCACGGCCGGCGTCGTTGTCCAGCGTGGCCACCGGCGAGCACAGACCGTCGTGGGCGAGGTTCGTCGCCACGGCGACCAGCGGCAGACCGACCCGGGCCGCCGCGTACTTCGCACAGTCGACGACCTTGCCGCCGCCGAGCGAGACGACCGCGTCGTACCGGCCGGCCTTCTTTATCGAGTCGGCCAGCTTGACGGCGCCGTCGATGGTGCCGTCGGCGTCATCGAACCAGTCCGCGCCGGGGAAGGCAGGGGCGAAGCGCTCCTGCAGCATCTTGCCGGAACCACCGCTGCTGATCGCGAAGGCGAGCTTGCCGGTGGGGGCGATGCGCTGGTCGGTCAGGATCGTGGCCAGATCGTCCAGCGCGCCGGCCCGGATGTCGACGACAACCGGGGCCGGCATCAGCCGGGTCAGTACAGGCACGCGATCTCCCGCCCCTTGGCGAGGTCGTCGTGGTTGTCGATCTCGACCCACTTGAGGTCGCCGATCGGCGCCACGTCGATCTTGAAGCCGCGGTTGACGAGCTCCTGGTAGCCGTCCTCGTAGTAGAGGTCGGGGTCGCGCTCGAAGGTGACCTTGAGGGCGTCGGCGAGCTCTTCGGCGGCGGAGCCCTCGATGAGGGTGACGCCGATGTACTCACCGGTGGCCTCGGACGGGTCCATCAGCTTGGTGATGCGCTGGACACCCTTCTCGGGGTCCACGACGACCTTCATCTCCTCGTCGGCGAGCTGCTTCACCGTGTCGAGGGCGAGGATGATCTTCTTGCCGTCGCCGCGGGCGGCAAGGAGGGTCTTCTCGACGGAGACCGGGTGCACGGTGTCGCCGTTGGCGAGGATCACGTCGTGCTTGATCGCGTCACGGCCGCACCACAGGGAGTAGGCGTTGTTCCACTCCTCGGCCTTGTCGTTGTCGATCAGGGTGATCTTGAGGCCGTACTTCGCCTCAAGAGCCTCCTTGCGCGCGTAGACGGCTTCCTTGCGGTAGCCGACGATGATCGCGACCTCGGAAAGACCGATCTCGGCGAAGTTGCCGAGCGTCAGGTCGAGGATGGTGGTCTCACCATCGACGGGCACCAGGGCCTTGGGCAGGGTGTCCGTGTAGGGGCGAAGACGCCGTCCGGCGCCGGCCGCCAGCACGAGGCCGATCATGCGGGTTCTCCTTCATCGTGTACGGCGGGTGCTCCGGAGGACACCCAGAAGCGGATGCTCTCGCTGAGCACCACTAGTGCCACGAGCACGGCCAGGGCCGTGAGCGCGACGGTGAAATCTTGCGCGGACAGCAGGGCGGCAGCGACTGCGACAGCCAGCGTCCTGCCTTCTTGTCCGCCGATGGCCCGCACCAGCCAGTGCGGGGGCGCGCCGGTGCCACCGCGAATGCGGTACACCGTGTCGTAGTGATGGTAGGCGACGGCGGCCACCAGGCCGAAAGCCGCCGGCAAGGCCCCGTTCACATCCGCCTTGGCGGCGAGGATCAGGACCGTGCCGTACTCGGCGGCGCGGAAGATCGGCGGGACCAGCCAGTCGAGGGGGCCCTTGAGGGGCGCGCAGACGGCGGTCGCCGAGAGGACGGCGTACATCGCGGCGGCGGCCACGAGGCCCCAGCCTGCGGGGTTCTCAAGGGCTGCCGTGATCAGCAGCGCCGTGCCGAGCAACGCCACGATGGGCGCCTCGAAGCCGCCGGTACGGCGCTTGCGGCGCGGGGAGCCCGCCGCGAACCACTCGCCCAGCGGCCCCGTGTCCGCGAGCTCCGACAGCGCCTGCGCCGCCCGGTCCGTCCGGGTCGCCTTGCGGGTCAGCGAGCGCAGCACCCGGCCCGAGGTGGTGTAGAGCGCCGCGAAGGCACAGCCGATCAGGAGTGCGTACAGCGTGATCCGGGGCGTGGTCAACGCGGTCAGTACGGCGATCATGGCCCAGCGTTCGCCGATCGGCAGAACTATCATCCGGCGCAGCCAGACCGTCCAGCCGATGCTGTCGAGCTTGTCCGAAAGGGCGGCGGTGGGGCTGCCAACTACAGATTTACCAGCGGCGGTCGCGTCGTGGTTCGCCTCGTTGAAGGAGAAGTCCACGACGTGCCGGCAGGTCTGCAGCACCATCGCGCCCAGGGCGAGCGCCCACACGTCGTCGCCACTCGCGTTGGCCGCGCCGAGGGCGAGGCCCGCGTAGTAGGCGTACTCCTTGGCGCGGTCGAAGGTGGCGTCGAGCCAGGCGCCCATCGTCGAGTACTGCAGCGAGTAGCGGGCGAGCTGCCCGTCGGTGCAGTCCAGGACGAAGGAGAAGAGGAGCAGCGCGCCGGCCGCGACGAAGCCCCAGCGCTCACCGGTCGCGGCGCAGCCGGCCGCGATCAGGGCGGTGATCAGCGAGGCCGTGGTGACCTGGTTCGGGGTCAGGCCCCGGCGGGCGCACCAGCGCGCGAGGTAGCGGGAGTACGGGCTGATGCAGTACGTGGTGAAGAAGCCGTCGCGGGACTTGACCGCGGTGCGCAGCCGCACGGCCTCCTCGTCGACCGCGGCGACCGCCTGCCGGGCCTCGTTGCGGGCCTGCGGGCCGGCCGGCACCTGCGCGACGAGCGTGCCGAGCTCGGGCCGGTGCAGCTCGACGTCGTCGGCGTCGAGGGCCGTGGCGATGCGCTGCGTCAGGGGTACGTCCAGGACGTCGCCGGAGTTGCCGGGCACGGACCCCGCCGCGGCGGGCGCCCCGGAGGTGACCGCCTGGCGCACGGCCCGGGTCAGCTCGGCCCGGGCGCTCGGCAGTGCGGAGACGGCGCCGGGGATCGCGCTGGCGTGGAAGCGGGGGTCGGTCAGGCCGAGGCGCAGCGCGTGGACGTGGCCGACGAATGCGGCGTCGACGACGGCGACGCGCTCATCCGCGGGGACCGCGGCGAGCAGGGTCGCGATGTCCGCGGCACCCGAGGAGACCTGCACCTCGAACCCCAGCTCCCGCAGGTCGCCCTCGAGCGACGATCCGGGGACCGGCGAACCGGTGAGGATGGCGGTCGACAGACGAACTCACTCCTTGGGTGTCCGGCGCGGGAGGCACCGGGCGGCGTGCGAGGGGGACCCCCGGCCAGAGCCTGACCGGGCGTCGGCAGAGGCTATCGGATTAATGGAAGCGGCCGTTCACCGGCCGTTTACGGCCCGATAAGCGTGCTCTGCCAGGGCTGAGCCGCTTCGCCATCATCGTCGATCCGGACCTCAACCCACAAACCGCGTTTGAGTCGACCGCGGCTAGAAGCGATCTTCGCACCGCTCTGACCTGCGATCATTTCCGCAGGTCAGAGCACATGACAACGGTGTTCAGTGCAGTGTTGCTCCATACCCCTACCCCGTAGTTCACTGGCCTCTGCCGCAGCGGGCAGCACGGCCGCGGCGACGACCGAATCGACGAGGGGGACCCATGGGGGCAGGGCACGACCACGGGCATGCGCACGGCGGCCCGACTACCGGGACCGCGGCGGCCGCGTACCGCGGGCGGCTCCGGACAGCGCTCATGATCACGCTGACCGTGATGGTGGTGGAGATCGTCGGCGGCATCGTGGCGGACTCCCTCGCACTGGTCGCGGATGCCACCCACATGGCGACGGACGCGCTGGGGCTCGGCATGGCCCTGCTCGCGATCCACTTCGCCAACCGCCCGCCGAGCGAGAACCGCACCTTCGGATACGCGCGGGCCGAGATCCTGGCCGCGCTCGCCAACTGTCTGCTGCTGCTCGGGGTGGGCGGCTATGTGCTGTACGAGGCGATCGAGCGGTTCGTCACGCCGGCCGAGACCCGGGGCGGTCTCGCGATCGTCTTCGGTGTCATCGGTCTCGTCGCGAACATGATCTCGCTGTCGCTCCTGGTCCGCGGCCAGAAGGAGAGCCTGAACGTGCGGGGCGCCTTCCTGGAAGTGCTCGCGGACGCGCTCGGCTCGGCGACCGTGATCGTGTCGGCGCTGGTCATCGTCTTCACGGGCTGGCAGGCGGCGGACCCGATCGCCTCCCTCGCGATCGGCCTCATGATCGTGCCGCGCACCGTGAAGCTCCTGCGGGAGACCCTGAACGTCCTCCTCGAAGCGGCACCCAAGGGAGTCGACATGGCCGAGGTGCGGGCCCACATGGTGGAGCTGCCCGGCGTGGAGGACGTACACGATCTGCACGCCTGGACGATCACGTCCGGGATGCCGGTGCTCTCCGCACATGTGGTCGTCAGCCATGAAGTGCTCGACGCGGTGGGGCACGAGAAGCTGCTGCACGAATTGCAGGGGTGCATCGGGGGCCACTTCGACGTGGAGCACTGCACCTTCCAGCTCGAGCCCAGCGGGCATGTGGTGCACGAGGCCAGGGTCTGTCACTGAGCACGGCCGAGCCCCCCGCTGCACGGGCCGGGGGCAGTGACTCAGGGTGATAAGGTGGCCAGCGAATCTTGGAGGTGGGTTGATGACTGTCGTGACGAACGCTGCTGCGCGCGGCGACAAGGTCGTCCCCATTTCCCGGGCTCGCGGCTGACCGGCGAGAGCGCCGTCCCCGAGCCCTGACCCCAAAGGGTTCCCACGTTGTCCGACAACGCCAACAACACTGAAAATTCAGCCTCCTATGAGGCCTTCTTCGCCCTGCACCACGCACTCCCCCGGCAGGGCCCCGGCTCCGACGCCACCACCCGGCACCTCCTCTCCCTCGCGGGCCCGCTGCCTGCGCGTCCGCGCGTGCTCGACCTGGGCTGCGGTCCGGGCCGTGCCGCACTGCTGCTCGCCGCGGAGGCAGGCGCCCAGGTGACGGCCGTCGATCTGCACGAGCCGTTCCTGGCCGAGCTGAACGCGGCCGCCGAGGCGCGCGGGCTCGCCGGGTCGATCACCACCCTCAGGGCCGACATGGCCGAGCTCGACTTCCCCGACGGGTCGTTCGACCTGGTGTGGGCCGAGAGCTCGGCCTACAGCATCGGCTACGACAAGGCGCTGCGACGGTGGCGGCGCCTGCTCGCTCCGGGCGGCGCGCTGGTCGTCACCGAGTGCGAGTGGACCACCGCCGAACCCTCCCAGAAGGCGCGCGCCTTCTGGGAGCGGCACTATGCGTTGCGTACCACCGAGGCGAACACCAGGGCCGCCACTGCCGCCGGGTACCACGTGCTCGGCGTCCACCCGCAGCCCGAGTCCGACTGGGCCGAGTACTACGGGCCGCTCCAGGAGCGCGCCGACGCGGCGGATCCGGCCGCACCGGGCATGACCGAGGCGCTGGCCGCCACCCGCGAGGAGATCAGGATGCGCGACGAACACGGCGACGAGTACGGCTACACCGGCCGGGTGCTGCGCCCGGCAGGCGACGGCTGGCGGGTCCGGCCGGAGACCGGGGCGGACCGCGCGGCGGTGCACGCCGTCAACGCCGCCGCTTTCGAGACAGGTGCGGAGGCCGACCTGGTGGACGCGCTGCGCGCCGACACCGAGGCCTGGGTGCCGGGTCTGTCGTACGTCGCCGAGACACCCGACGGCGAGATCGCGGCGCACGCCCTGATCACCCGCTGCCGGGTCGACGGCGCACCGGCGCTCGCGCTGGCTCCCGTTGCGACATCGCCCCGCTTCCAGAACCAAGGAGCGGGCACGGCCGTCGTACAGGGTGTGCTCGAAGCGGCACGCGCGCGTGGCGACGAACGGCTGGTGATCGTGCTCGGACATCCCGAGTACTACCCGCGGTTCGGCTTCACGCGGGCGTCCGGCTTCGGCGTCGGAACGACGTTCGAGGTGCCGGACGAGGCGCTGATGGCCCTGGTGTTCGACGGTTCCGGTCCGGTGCCGCAGGGCACGATCATCTACCCGGCGGCTTTCGGCGTCTGAGG
Proteins encoded in this window:
- the hpnD gene encoding presqualene diphosphate synthase HpnD, producing the protein MSAPVLAAYSYCEAVTGQQARNFAYGIRLLPAPKRRAMSALYAFSRRVDDIGDGALAPDVKGVRLEDTRALLDRVRAGQVDEDDTDPVAVALSHAAQHFPIPLEGLDELIDGVLMDVRGETYETWDDLKVYCRCVAGAIGRLSLGVFGTEPGARQAERAPEYADTLGLALQLTNILRDVREDAEGGRTYLPADDLAKFGCSDGFARSEMPAGADFAGLVHFEVRRARALFAEGYRLLPMLDRRSGACVAAMAGIYRRLLDRIEREPEAVLRGRVSLPGREKAYVAVRGLSGIDARYISRQTARRRT
- the hpnC gene encoding squalene synthase HpnC yields the protein MTSPGAPARATLDKAADENFPVAPFFLPKAWRADLMAIYGYARLVDDIGDGDLAPGGGDARHLGLDAAAAEDRLAFLDAFEADLRKVFDSTPRHPLLRKLQPTVRRHRLTPEPFLGLIEANRQDQLVSRYETYDDLLAYCELSANPVGRLVLGITGTTSPERVRLSDAICTALQIVEHLQDVSEDLARDRIYLPGEDMKRFSVTEADLAAPAAGASVRALVAYESGRAQGLLNEGTPLVGSVHGRLRLLLAGFVAGGRAALAAIEAVGHDVLPGPPKPTKMRLLREVGATLRGEG
- a CDS encoding ABC transporter ATP-binding protein; the protein is MAETTPPVDAKIPTVIADELHIVYRVNGAKTGKGSATSALSRIIRRGDERGVRKVHAVRGVSFTAYRGEAIGLIGSNGSGKSTLLRAIAGLLPAEKGKVYTDGQPSLLGVNAALMNDLTGERNVILGGLAMGMSREQIKERYQQIVDFSGINEKGDFITLPMRTYSSGMAARLRFSIAAAKDHDVLMIDEALATGDRSFQKRSEARIRELRKEAGTVFLVSHNNKSIRDTCDRVLWLERGELRMDGATDEVLKEYEKFTGK
- a CDS encoding ABC transporter permease, which codes for MSETTHDGGVAVSVPPSPDDGLSRAELAAKYGLSQSGARPGLLEYVGQLWDRRHFILAFSQAKLTAQYSQAKLGQLWQVATPLLNAAVYFFIFGLLLGGRGGMPNDIYIPFLVTGVFVFTFTQSSVMAGVRAISGNLGLVRALHFPRASLPISFSLQQLQQLLFSMIVLVVVLLGFGHFPSWSWLLVVPALALQFVFNVGLSLIMARMGSKTPDLAQLMPFVLRTWMYASGVMFPLAHMLKEAHAPAWMADVLLANPAAVYMDLMRYALIDGFEGHQNLPPHVWTVALGWAVLTGVLGFVYFWKAEERYGRG
- a CDS encoding glycosyltransferase family 2 protein, coding for MGNRPDELRALLDSVAKQDGDRVEVVVVGNGSPVPDVPAGVRTVELPENLGIPGGRNIGIEAFGERGRDVDVLLFLDDDGLLPNTDTAELCRKAFTADPKLGIISFRIADPDTGETQRRHVPRLRASDPMRNSRVTTFLGGANAVRTKVFQEVGGLPDDFFYAHEETDLAWRALDAGWMIDYRSDMVLNHPTTAPSRHAVYHRMVARNRVWLARRNLPAPLVPVYLGVWMLLTLVRRPSRPALKAWFGGFKEGWTTPCGPRRPMKWRTVWRLTRLGRPPVI
- a CDS encoding CDP-alcohol phosphatidyltransferase family protein — protein: MQKPSVAELRPVVHPPGVKDRRSGEHWAGRLYMREISLRIDRHLVNTKVTPNQVTYVMTVAAALAAPVLLVPGIWGAVLGVLMVQLYLLFDCVDGELARYKKQYSLAGVYLDRVAAYICDAAVLVGFGLRAADIWGEGRIDWLWAFLGTLAALGAILIKSETDLVGVARHQANKPVVQESAAEISSSGMALARRAASALKFHRLILGIEASLLILVLAIVDQARGDLYFSRLGVAVLAGIALLQTLLHLVSILASSRLK
- a CDS encoding iron-containing alcohol dehydrogenase family protein is translated as MPVLTRLMPAPVVVDIRAGALDDLATILTDQRIAPTGKLAFAISSGGSGKMLQERFAPAFPGADWFDDADGTIDGAVKLADSIKKAGRYDAVVSLGGGKVVDCAKYAAARVGLPLVAVATNLAHDGLCSPVATLDNDAGRGSYGVPNPIGVVIDLDVIRDAPARFVRAGIGDVICKISAVADWELSHEVNGEQVDGLAAAMARQAAHAVLRHPGGIGDDEFLSVLAESLVMCGLAMSVAGDSRPASGACHEICHAFDLLFPKRNAQHGEQCGFGGAFATFLRGDHDVAKEMVATLRRHGLPVLAEEMGYSDQDLVDAVLFAPQTRPGRYTILEHLNLNADQIRDAYADYAKTIGS
- a CDS encoding phosphocholine cytidylyltransferase family protein, with the protein product MIGLVLAAGAGRRLRPYTDTLPKALVPVDGETTILDLTLGNFAEIGLSEVAIIVGYRKEAVYARKEALEAKYGLKITLIDNDKAEEWNNAYSLWCGRDAIKHDVILANGDTVHPVSVEKTLLAARGDGKKIILALDTVKQLADEEMKVVVDPEKGVQRITKLMDPSEATGEYIGVTLIEGSAAEELADALKVTFERDPDLYYEDGYQELVNRGFKIDVAPIGDLKWVEIDNHDDLAKGREIACLY
- a CDS encoding DUF5941 domain-containing protein, with protein sequence MSTAILTGSPVPGSSLEGDLRELGFEVQVSSGAADIATLLAAVPADERVAVVDAAFVGHVHALRLGLTDPRFHASAIPGAVSALPSARAELTRAVRQAVTSGAPAAAGSVPGNSGDVLDVPLTQRIATALDADDVELHRPELGTLVAQVPAGPQARNEARQAVAAVDEEAVRLRTAVKSRDGFFTTYCISPYSRYLARWCARRGLTPNQVTTASLITALIAAGCAATGERWGFVAAGALLLFSFVLDCTDGQLARYSLQYSTMGAWLDATFDRAKEYAYYAGLALGAANASGDDVWALALGAMVLQTCRHVVDFSFNEANHDATAAGKSVVGSPTAALSDKLDSIGWTVWLRRMIVLPIGERWAMIAVLTALTTPRITLYALLIGCAFAALYTTSGRVLRSLTRKATRTDRAAQALSELADTGPLGEWFAAGSPRRKRRTGGFEAPIVALLGTALLITAALENPAGWGLVAAAAMYAVLSATAVCAPLKGPLDWLVPPIFRAAEYGTVLILAAKADVNGALPAAFGLVAAVAYHHYDTVYRIRGGTGAPPHWLVRAIGGQEGRTLAVAVAAALLSAQDFTVALTALAVLVALVVLSESIRFWVSSGAPAVHDEGEPA
- a CDS encoding cation diffusion facilitator family transporter; the protein is MGAGHDHGHAHGGPTTGTAAAAYRGRLRTALMITLTVMVVEIVGGIVADSLALVADATHMATDALGLGMALLAIHFANRPPSENRTFGYARAEILAALANCLLLLGVGGYVLYEAIERFVTPAETRGGLAIVFGVIGLVANMISLSLLVRGQKESLNVRGAFLEVLADALGSATVIVSALVIVFTGWQAADPIASLAIGLMIVPRTVKLLRETLNVLLEAAPKGVDMAEVRAHMVELPGVEDVHDLHAWTITSGMPVLSAHVVVSHEVLDAVGHEKLLHELQGCIGGHFDVEHCTFQLEPSGHVVHEARVCH